The following are encoded in a window of Paenibacillus polymyxa genomic DNA:
- a CDS encoding helix-turn-helix domain-containing protein produces the protein MLKVKPNLTPLLKKKGIIQMELSEMTGIPQGSISRFDKNSRHEAWHLFAIAKALDVTIEDLFITEEQED, from the coding sequence TTGCTTAAAGTGAAACCGAATTTGACGCCTTTGTTAAAAAAGAAAGGTATCATTCAAATGGAATTGTCTGAAATGACTGGAATTCCACAAGGTTCAATTAGTAGATTTGATAAAAATAGTCGCCATGAAGCCTGGCATTTATTTGCTATCGCTAAAGCGCTAGATGTTACCATTGAAGATTTGTTTATTACTGAGGAGCAAGAGGATTAA
- the dnaN gene encoding DNA polymerase III subunit beta, which produces MNIVVDSSLLAEALEDASKAISTKVIIPILSCFLIEATEDRVTVTGTDDRATIQSFVEENIDIKETGSAALPKVLLDILQKINGKIELQVKNGDQVTIKSRNKEIEITGMPPEEYPAPPEINENEFVEIKGKDLKNLIKKTVFAADIDGKSLPIITGVNVILQTGKIQMVATNRHRLAHAEREFDIGNIGTAVIEARGIIELQKIVNDNDEVEFGFSKSTSGEVIYAFARTERFIFYSRVLEGIYPDTTHAMAIKLVTEITVNRKELIESLELIFTLAKEEKNNAVTFSVSEKEINIRGKGKETGKATESITPISFNGENFNLTLNAKYVLDALKVLENDVITLGYTGSLKPLTLRSDESSFYIVLPYRVAG; this is translated from the coding sequence ATGAATATAGTAGTGGACAGTTCTCTATTAGCTGAGGCTTTAGAAGATGCCAGCAAGGCAATTTCAACAAAAGTAATAATCCCCATATTGAGTTGCTTTTTGATCGAAGCAACGGAGGACAGGGTAACCGTTACTGGTACCGATGACCGAGCAACTATCCAATCATTTGTCGAGGAAAACATAGACATCAAAGAGACTGGTTCCGCGGCACTGCCCAAAGTTCTATTGGATATTCTCCAGAAGATCAATGGGAAAATAGAACTGCAAGTTAAAAATGGGGATCAAGTCACCATAAAGTCACGGAATAAGGAGATTGAGATTACTGGAATGCCTCCAGAAGAATATCCTGCTCCTCCAGAGATAAATGAAAATGAGTTTGTTGAGATTAAGGGAAAAGACTTAAAAAATCTAATCAAAAAGACAGTTTTCGCGGCAGATATAGACGGAAAATCATTGCCTATCATTACAGGGGTAAACGTTATTCTTCAGACCGGGAAAATTCAGATGGTGGCAACGAACCGACACCGACTGGCCCATGCTGAGAGAGAATTTGATATTGGAAATATCGGCACGGCTGTTATTGAAGCTAGAGGAATAATTGAGTTACAGAAGATCGTAAATGACAACGATGAGGTAGAATTCGGTTTTTCCAAGTCTACTAGCGGAGAAGTGATATATGCGTTCGCACGAACAGAAAGATTTATATTTTATTCTCGTGTCCTAGAAGGTATTTATCCTGATACAACCCATGCTATGGCTATTAAATTAGTTACCGAAATAACTGTTAACCGAAAAGAACTGATCGAATCATTGGAGCTTATTTTCACTCTGGCGAAAGAGGAAAAAAATAACGCTGTCACATTCTCTGTTTCAGAAAAAGAAATTAACATTCGAGGTAAGGGGAAGGAAACGGGCAAGGCAACAGAAAGCATAACACCAATCAGTTTCAACGGAGAAAATTTCAACCTGACGTTGAATGCAAAATATGTGTTGGATGCATTGAAGGTCTTAGAAAACGATGTAATTACACTCGGGTACACTGGTTCTTTAAAACCTCTCACTCTTCGGAGTGACGAGTCTAGTTTCTACATTGTACTCCCTTATAGGGTGGCTGGATAG
- a CDS encoding DNA-methyltransferase — protein sequence MLNQIINANCFDVFPSIPSGSVNMILCDLPFGTTKSPWDAVLPFAPLWRHYERIIKDNGAIVLFAKAPFDKTLAASNLKLFRYEWIWEKNKATGHLNSASMPLQAHENILVFYKRPPTYNPQMTQGHKPMNKATNNHKSTVYGSGTPWTNEAGQTDRLPRSVLYFPVVNNDDPERIHPNQKPVELCEYLIRTYTNEGETVLDNCGGSCVTAAAAIRTNRKYIVIERDKDFAEAGIQRIENMQLTLF from the coding sequence ATGTTAAATCAAATAATAAACGCCAACTGCTTCGATGTATTCCCAAGCATACCTTCAGGTAGCGTGAACATGATCCTGTGTGATCTACCGTTCGGCACAACAAAAAGCCCGTGGGATGCAGTCCTGCCGTTTGCCCCTCTATGGCGGCATTACGAACGGATCATAAAGGATAACGGAGCGATTGTCCTGTTCGCCAAGGCACCATTTGATAAGACGTTGGCAGCCAGCAATCTCAAGCTATTCAGATATGAGTGGATCTGGGAGAAAAATAAGGCGACCGGGCATTTGAACTCGGCAAGCATGCCGCTGCAGGCTCATGAAAATATCTTGGTGTTTTATAAGCGGCCTCCTACTTATAACCCGCAAATGACACAAGGCCACAAGCCGATGAACAAGGCGACAAATAACCATAAATCAACTGTGTATGGTTCCGGAACACCTTGGACAAATGAAGCTGGTCAGACTGACAGATTGCCCCGGAGCGTGCTGTATTTCCCAGTCGTTAACAATGACGACCCGGAGCGAATACACCCCAATCAGAAGCCCGTGGAGCTGTGTGAATACCTTATACGCACCTACACGAATGAAGGTGAAACGGTGCTGGACAATTGCGGTGGGAGCTGCGTCACGGCTGCAGCAGCTATCCGTACCAACCGTAAATACATTGTTATCGAACGAGACAAAGATTTTGCTGAAGCTGGTATACAGCGCATTGAGAATATGCAATTAACACTATTTTAG
- a CDS encoding AAA family ATPase: MYLDKFILPIDEESSLIEQRMAYNGGRFGYVDETYPCGIFSKNRFSELSFSKITILYGGNGSGKSTLLNLIANKLELNRIAPFNSSELFSSYVEHCKFELGLDDEGFKHRIPNGSRIITSDDIFDYMLTVRTNNDEIVDSTEDIRSEWGNLKFGNTVKMNSMDDYEALRLQVLSRKKSISRREFIRRVAGTEIKLNSNGETALSYFNSKFKNDTLYCLDEPENSLSPKMQLELVKMIEEMAHYCGCQFIIATHSPFLLAMEFTKIYDLEANPVDIKQWWELENPKVYFDFFNKHKGLFLHNK, translated from the coding sequence ATGTATTTAGATAAATTCATATTGCCTATAGATGAAGAATCCTCATTGATAGAACAAAGAATGGCATACAATGGCGGTAGGTTTGGATATGTCGACGAAACTTACCCATGTGGCATTTTCTCAAAAAATCGGTTTTCCGAATTGAGCTTTTCAAAAATCACAATTTTATATGGAGGAAACGGCTCGGGGAAAAGCACACTTCTAAATCTCATAGCGAATAAATTGGAACTAAATCGTATTGCACCATTCAATTCAAGTGAATTGTTCAGTTCATATGTTGAACATTGTAAATTTGAACTTGGACTTGACGACGAGGGATTTAAACATCGAATTCCAAATGGAAGCAGGATAATCACAAGTGACGATATTTTTGATTATATGCTTACAGTCCGCACAAACAACGATGAAATCGTGGATAGCACAGAAGATATAAGATCGGAATGGGGAAATCTGAAATTCGGCAATACAGTGAAAATGAATAGCATGGATGATTATGAAGCATTGAGGTTACAGGTGCTCTCAAGAAAAAAATCAATTTCACGCAGGGAGTTTATTCGCAGAGTCGCCGGCACCGAAATTAAACTGAACAGCAATGGGGAGACAGCCCTGAGTTATTTTAATTCCAAATTTAAAAATGACACATTATATTGTTTGGATGAACCGGAGAACAGTCTATCTCCTAAAATGCAGCTTGAACTTGTCAAAATGATAGAGGAAATGGCTCACTATTGCGGATGTCAATTTATCATTGCAACGCACTCACCGTTTTTACTGGCGATGGAGTTTACAAAAATATATGATTTAGAAGCTAATCCAGTCGACATAAAGCAATGGTGGGAATTAGAAAACCCAAAAGTGTACTTTGATTTTTTCAATAAGCATAAAGGGCTGTTTCTACACAATAAGTAG
- a CDS encoding HNH endonuclease: MSHQTFWKPEKKPKQKKAYSSLGQRKKDKKPVPEWKKDILSHHQSRPNTKERGEFPKDVIAELIADSNGICECCKAAEATTTHHVYPRGRKGRGVKTNGLRLCWPCHDRIQINEELLQFWISAFRDKYGDYFWFDEQDWEEHNRKLAARQRVEFDKNERLESIKPVIELITSAAGRTLKAREVRLLEAMDDKEMLVFTNMISDALNNFSKPAPSYGYGERFED, from the coding sequence ATGTCCCATCAAACATTTTGGAAGCCGGAGAAAAAGCCCAAGCAAAAGAAGGCTTACAGCAGCCTTGGACAACGGAAAAAGGATAAAAAACCTGTTCCTGAATGGAAGAAAGATATTCTCTCTCACCACCAGTCACGGCCTAATACCAAGGAGCGTGGAGAATTCCCGAAGGATGTAATAGCGGAACTGATTGCTGATTCAAACGGAATCTGCGAATGCTGTAAAGCTGCCGAAGCTACAACTACTCATCACGTTTACCCACGCGGCAGGAAAGGACGTGGCGTAAAGACGAACGGACTACGACTCTGCTGGCCTTGCCATGATCGGATACAAATAAATGAAGAACTCCTTCAATTTTGGATATCGGCATTCCGTGATAAATACGGCGATTACTTTTGGTTCGATGAACAGGATTGGGAAGAGCACAACCGTAAACTGGCGGCGCGGCAGCGTGTGGAATTCGATAAAAATGAACGCTTGGAGAGCATAAAGCCAGTCATTGAACTGATTACTTCAGCGGCAGGACGAACTTTGAAAGCTAGGGAAGTGCGTTTGTTGGAAGCGATGGATGATAAAGAAATGCTTGTTTTTACAAATATGATATCTGATGCCTTGAACAATTTTAGTAAGCCGGCTCCATCTTATGGTTATGGAGAACGTTTCGAGGATTAA
- a CDS encoding terminase small subunit, translated as MGRKRDPKRDEAFDLYKASSGKIRLTEIASQLSVSEGTVRGWKAKDKWESLIVGEGKHTERSNENETNQKKEPPNKDEEPTSYSDELFLKAVQIIAEAKQASVSLLQRRMRIGYSSAARLIDEMERRKFVGTYQGDKPREVYATLLTVDALSKELKDAAPEIRNVPKKIPERSGNMERSKKVQSVPATVEEPEPEIPDEDGLTPKQRIFTYEYLRDFNATRSAIAAGYSKKTAYQIGFALLKKVEIQNIIRQHKESMIHEVGLNAQRVLMEYMKIAFADITDYVEFGQKEEDILGLEGEPVFDPDTGDTKKYRYNFVAFKNSDEIDGTLVSEVKQGKDGVSVKLHDKTKALDVLTKYMDLLPDKHKRMLEDEKLKIQREKLELERAKVTGEGNTEDDLIDDWVEAVVGDETEGFTGDETEASSIQETDS; from the coding sequence ATGGGACGAAAGAGAGATCCGAAACGGGACGAAGCATTTGATTTATACAAAGCCAGTTCCGGCAAAATACGTCTCACAGAAATAGCCTCTCAACTTAGTGTATCTGAAGGTACGGTAAGAGGATGGAAGGCTAAAGATAAGTGGGAGAGTTTGATTGTTGGGGAAGGAAAACATACGGAACGTTCTAATGAAAATGAAACTAATCAAAAAAAGGAACCTCCAAATAAAGATGAAGAACCAACATCATATTCGGATGAGCTTTTTCTAAAAGCTGTCCAAATTATAGCCGAGGCCAAACAAGCCTCGGTTTCTTTATTGCAGAGAAGAATGAGGATAGGTTATAGCAGCGCGGCCCGACTGATTGATGAAATGGAGCGGCGTAAATTCGTTGGTACATATCAAGGTGATAAGCCAAGAGAGGTATATGCTACCCTGCTAACAGTTGATGCGCTCTCTAAAGAGCTAAAAGACGCTGCTCCAGAAATACGGAACGTTCCGAAAAAAATACCGGAACGCTCCGGTAATATGGAACGTTCCAAAAAAGTACAGAGCGTTCCAGCGACTGTTGAAGAACCTGAACCGGAAATTCCCGATGAGGACGGATTAACGCCTAAGCAAAGGATATTCACTTATGAATACCTTCGAGACTTCAATGCTACCAGGTCAGCGATTGCGGCGGGATACAGTAAGAAAACCGCCTATCAAATTGGTTTCGCTCTGTTGAAGAAAGTTGAAATTCAAAACATTATTCGACAGCATAAGGAATCCATGATCCACGAGGTGGGGTTGAATGCACAACGTGTGCTGATGGAATATATGAAGATCGCTTTTGCAGACATTACTGATTACGTAGAGTTTGGTCAAAAGGAAGAAGATATTCTAGGACTGGAAGGTGAGCCAGTCTTTGATCCAGACACTGGAGACACTAAGAAGTACAGATATAATTTTGTAGCTTTCAAAAATAGTGATGAAATTGATGGGACTCTGGTTTCAGAGGTGAAGCAGGGCAAGGATGGTGTAAGTGTTAAACTACACGATAAAACTAAGGCTTTGGACGTACTGACTAAATACATGGATCTGCTCCCAGACAAACATAAACGGATGCTTGAGGACGAAAAACTTAAGATTCAGCGTGAGAAACTTGAACTCGAAAGGGCCAAGGTTACGGGAGAAGGCAATACAGAGGATGATCTAATTGACGATTGGGTAGAGGCGGTGGTAGGTGATGAAACAGAAGGATTCACCGGAGACGAAACGGAGGCTTCAAGCATTCAAGAAACGGATTCCTGA
- a CDS encoding DEAD/DEAH box helicase family protein, with protein sequence MKQKDSPETKRRLQAFKKRIPEYRKNPTLFCQEMLKFYPDDWQASTLMDLANNPRVSVRSGQGVGKTGLEAATALWFLSCFPYPKVICTAPTRQQLHDVLWAEINKWQSKSPVLKRILKWTKTKIYMKNYEERWFATARTATKPENMQGFHEDYMLFIVDEASGVADPIMEAILGTLSGEFNKILMCGNPTKTSGVFYDSHNKDRADYKTRKVSCLDSPRTSKDNIAMLKRKYGEGSDVWRVRVEGEFPRGESDTFISLEVAEFAAKEVKLDPSGDTLTIGVDVARFGDDETSMFAGIGPRVVGEHHHFKKDTMVTAGWVISLAKELHKAHPYLNRIRIRVDDSGVGGGVTDRLNEIVAEEGLPYEIIPINNGSSSLDEHYGNLVTEMWASIKEQLEQNMSNFINGDVSVLQLPDDDVLITQLTARKWNMTSKGKILLESKKDMKRRGLKSPDRADAFVLTFGEYLMEPDTHIMLPSIGSVAVKR encoded by the coding sequence ATGAAACAGAAGGATTCACCGGAGACGAAACGGAGGCTTCAAGCATTCAAGAAACGGATTCCTGAGTATCGCAAGAATCCCACATTGTTCTGCCAAGAGATGCTTAAGTTCTATCCTGATGATTGGCAGGCAAGCACTCTAATGGATTTAGCTAATAATCCGCGCGTTTCAGTACGTTCAGGTCAAGGCGTAGGAAAAACTGGGCTGGAAGCTGCAACAGCCCTTTGGTTTCTGTCCTGCTTCCCTTATCCAAAAGTGATTTGTACAGCTCCTACAAGACAGCAGCTACATGACGTGTTATGGGCTGAGATAAATAAATGGCAGTCCAAAAGCCCAGTGCTGAAAAGAATCCTTAAATGGACTAAAACCAAAATCTACATGAAGAACTACGAGGAACGCTGGTTCGCTACAGCTCGTACAGCTACCAAGCCTGAGAATATGCAAGGCTTTCACGAGGACTACATGCTATTTATTGTGGATGAGGCATCGGGTGTTGCTGATCCAATCATGGAAGCCATTTTAGGTACTCTGTCGGGTGAGTTCAATAAAATATTGATGTGCGGCAACCCGACAAAAACGTCGGGTGTTTTTTATGATTCGCACAATAAGGACAGAGCGGATTATAAGACACGCAAGGTTTCATGCTTGGACAGTCCAAGAACAAGCAAGGATAATATCGCTATGCTCAAGCGTAAGTATGGTGAAGGCAGTGATGTATGGAGAGTCCGGGTTGAAGGTGAATTCCCCCGTGGAGAATCGGATACATTTATTTCGTTGGAAGTGGCTGAATTTGCAGCTAAAGAAGTGAAGCTGGACCCCAGCGGAGATACGCTAACCATAGGCGTTGACGTTGCACGATTTGGTGATGATGAAACCTCAATGTTTGCTGGTATAGGGCCAAGAGTTGTAGGAGAACACCATCATTTCAAGAAAGACACAATGGTTACTGCTGGTTGGGTAATCAGCCTGGCTAAAGAGCTACATAAAGCTCATCCATATTTAAATCGAATCAGAATAAGAGTAGATGATAGCGGTGTAGGTGGAGGAGTAACGGATCGACTAAATGAAATCGTAGCTGAAGAAGGGCTACCATATGAGATCATTCCAATTAACAATGGCTCTTCTTCTTTAGATGAGCACTATGGGAACCTGGTTACTGAAATGTGGGCATCCATAAAGGAACAATTAGAACAGAATATGAGCAATTTTATAAATGGAGATGTGAGCGTTCTGCAATTGCCTGATGATGATGTTCTTATAACCCAACTTACAGCACGTAAATGGAACATGACCAGTAAAGGGAAAATACTGCTTGAAAGTAAGAAAGATATGAAAAGGCGTGGGCTTAAGTCTCCAGACAGAGCTGACGCTTTTGTTTTGACATTCGGAGAATATTTAATGGAACCAGATACACATATTATGCTTCCTTCAATAGGTAGTGTGGCAGTAAAAAGATAA
- a CDS encoding DUF1064 domain-containing protein, with amino-acid sequence MSKYNAKKVIVTADGTLFEEWLVKKYNLDVTGIRFDSKMEGEYYQELLLQKQLGEIKDFVCQPKYVLQESPKVTYIADFLVTDLDGSQRVIDIKGVETATFRVKLKLFLLKYPTLPIEILVKRRGEFIPTQQAKKERADRKRAINKLVKRAEGEIKNVRTGRNKSQIHRNQK; translated from the coding sequence ATGAGTAAATACAATGCCAAAAAAGTGATTGTTACAGCCGATGGAACACTATTCGAGGAATGGTTGGTAAAGAAATATAACCTTGATGTAACTGGTATTCGCTTCGACAGCAAAATGGAAGGTGAGTACTATCAGGAATTGCTCTTGCAGAAGCAGCTGGGGGAAATAAAGGATTTTGTCTGTCAGCCCAAATACGTCTTACAGGAAAGCCCGAAGGTGACCTACATTGCAGATTTCCTTGTTACTGATCTTGACGGAAGCCAGCGAGTAATTGACATAAAGGGAGTTGAAACGGCTACCTTTAGAGTGAAGCTGAAGCTTTTCCTACTAAAATACCCGACTTTACCAATTGAAATACTTGTAAAGCGGCGTGGCGAATTTATCCCTACACAGCAGGCCAAGAAAGAACGGGCAGATCGAAAGCGAGCAATCAATAAATTAGTAAAACGAGCCGAAGGAGAGATTAAAAATGTCAGAACTGGCCGGAATAAAAGTCAGATTCACCGTAATCAAAAATGA